From one Planococcus citri chromosome 3, ihPlaCitr1.1, whole genome shotgun sequence genomic stretch:
- the LOC135838835 gene encoding uncharacterized protein LOC135838835, whose amino-acid sequence MCDEKCSTYGDCCEDSEYYNMTAHQLKRSFACEKTLLDGPIYMINKCAPGYANPTMIKYCENPSPVDLVENFLTGIAVAIVCVEKNITYKNAYCAICNYETEFEFWNPKFYFKLIEPDFDIVLKNTSKPFFPDKNSYSVAIPSPELVLSNMTMNENHTQLVSVVNGSLYLCYIVPKLLINHIPAIRYCRPNSNLRLCSDCERNIPTNSCTAKSNVNSKNTLTLSWEEPKLPIVYTCDDVPDDVYERQKFCEANIDHCFSRNAAKELCLVNSHFEPHEYKFNKDGSIYIEKYQATFPSWDYLNTTAPGVIYICGPTIPRSDEDESFTKLRVILTKILTKFSIFFLIIYLAINANTKKLQSLLNKMLFSFCFTLLLLYVAYEISLLVENCSIASAVIHYLTLSCITWLLITSYDFWRVICFSSTKLQTVAGKTHLKRYLLYCFFGWISPCFIMAVAMYFELALNRIIPCYLKPGYGRLKQCFISQAYPKLYFFIYPVTTAFCIIIALFVHTSYHIYLSKRKNVKSTAQNNYYFLFVKLALSMGVASTISVWSIALLVAYVNSNIINTVFVILISSLGTLMFFTYGFKRTMLTKMYEKYKNNFIVQQIRSALSSISKSFKNPTPRSTASVDPTTHEMEHL is encoded by the coding sequence ATGTGTGATGAGAAATGTTCTACGTATGGAGACTGCTGCGAAGATTCCGAATATTATAACATGACTGCTCATCAGCTCAAACGGTCATTTGCCTGTGAGAAAACGCTCTTGGATGGTCCCATTTACATGATAAATAAATGCGCACCAGGTTACGCTAACCCGACGATGATTAAATACTGCGAAAATCCCAGCCCCGTCgatttggtggaaaattttttgacaggTATTGCGGTGGCTATTGTATGCGTAGAGAAAAATATAACTTATAAAAACGCTTACTGCGCGATATGTAATTACGAGACCGAATTCGAATTTTGGAATCCCAAGTTTTATTTCAAGTTAATAGAACCAGATTTTgatattgtattgaaaaatacctctAAACCCTTTTTTCCAGATAAAAACTCATACTCAGTTGCCATCCCCTCCCCTGAACTGGTATTATCTAATATGACAATGAATGAAAATCACACACAGCTGGTTTCAGTAGTTAATGGATCATTGTACTTGTGTTACATAGTTCCTAAACTGCTTATAAATCATATACCAGCAATTCGTTACTGTCGTCCTAATTCAAATCTTCGATTATGTTCTGATTGTGAAAGGAATATCCCAACAAATAGCTGCACTGCAAAATCAAACGTGAATAGTAAAAATACTCTAACACTGTCATGGGAGGAACCAAAACTGCCTATAGTATATACATGTGATGATGTACCGGATGATGTATATGAAAGACAAAAGTTCTGCGAGGCTAATATCGACCACTGTTTCTCAAGGAATGCTGCCAAGGAATTATGCTTAGTAAATTCTCATTTCGAGCCCCACGAATACAAATTTAATAAAGATGGTTCgatttacattgaaaaatatcaagccACATTTCCCTCGTGGGATTACTTGAACACGACCGCTCCTGGAGTGATTTACATATGCGGTCCTACGATACCGAGGTCCGATGAAGATGAATCTTTTACAAAACTAAGAGTAATTTTAActaaaatattgacaaaattttcgatatttttcctCATTATTTATCTAGCCATCAACGCGAATACAAAGAAACTTCAAAGTTTACtgaataaaatgttattttcgttTTGCTTCACACTCTTACTCCTTTACGTGGCATATGAAATATCGCTGCTAGTAGAGAATTGCAGCATAGCATCCGCAGTAATTCATTACTTAACATTAAGCTGTATAACGTGGCTTTTAATCACATCTTACGATTTTTGGCGGGtaatttgtttttcatcgaCAAAACTTCAAACAGTGGCCGGTAAAACTCATCTAAAACGTTATTTACTTTACTGCTTTTTTGGCTGGATTTCTCCTTGCTTCATAATGGCTGTTGCCATGTATTTTGAACTCGCCTTAAATCGTATTATTCCCTGTTATTTAAAACCCGGTTATGGTAGACTAAAACAATGTTTCATTTCTCAAGCTTACcctaaattatatttttttatctatCCGGTAACCACCGCATTTTGCATTATTATAGCTTTATTCGTCCACACGTCTTATCATATTTATTTAAGCAAACGTAAAAATGTCAAATCTACTgctcaaaataattattacttTCTCTTTGTAAAATTAGCATTATCAATGGGTGTCGCCTCGACAATTTCTGTATGGTCGATTGCCTTATTGGTAGCATATGTTAATTCCAATATTATAAACACAGTCttcgtaattttgatttcatcccTTGGTActttaatgttttttacttATGGTTTTAAACGTACTATGCTCACCAAAATGTACGAAAAGTATAAGAATAATTTCATCGTTCAACAAATTAGAAGTGCTCtttcaagtatttcaaaaagttttaaaaatcccaCTCCGCGGTCCACTGCTTCTGTCGATCCTACAACACACGAAATGGAGCATTTATAG
- the LOC135838836 gene encoding uncharacterized protein LOC135838836, with amino-acid sequence MINIKWLLILCAIICTQCIIRTCEANTNTDGPLKLKTQVIKAANPFTRASIFRNPYNYYDFLANSKFFVDTSLLIEYVFDAPITLITLARGFGKSMNLNMLRTFFEIEFDPTTQEIVPKDQTKAYYLFKCDIVQAEIENITLRPKFLIKERKRIMEQMNKYPVVHLNLGNPHGRYRDLKEICKFIVSKSNQTFDAHRYMQRFNTTPPGLKFKKAYEHLNSIKCSERPGEVSGPLVQLISALRSHFDVPVIVLIDEYDSMLNGVLIESIRTNENYPNEVIQYFGNYFGALLKDNENVKTAVLTGIIPWKNSGVFSELFDKVSIKTMADDTPLECFGITQENLRDMFNLSHDGVFKENAYSKMESFYDGYLFGKPPFVKKFNPVSIGMFFNKNQAIKEYWTKTGNVKVLLEKLTKFKNFNTSFSKLLSGDEVKITSSPSAIDFSSAAKLVAKADSLNENEWYKSDLNANDIDLAFCSLYYAGYLTLSNRAPSPETWMRIPNKEVMDYLSQSANQ; translated from the exons ATGATTAATATCAAGTg GTTGCTCATCTTATGCGCAATAATATGCACACAATGTATCATTCGTACGTGCGAGGCCAACACCAACACCGATGGGCCTTTAAAGCTGAAAACTCAGGTCATCAAAGCAGCAAACCCATTCACTAGAGCATCTATATTCAGAAACCCGTACAATTACTACGACTTCCTCGCCAACAGTAAGTTCTTTGTCGACACTTCGTTGCTGATAGAATATGTATTCGATGCCCCCATTACTCTTATAACACTGGCAAGAGGATTTGGCAAGAGCATGAATTTAAACATGTTGAgaacttttttcgaaatcgaattTGATCCGACTACACAGGAAATTGTACCCAAAGATCAGACAAAGGcgtattatttattcaaatgcGACATCGTGCAAGCGGAAATAGAAAACATCACTTTAagaccaaaatttttaataaaagaaagGAAACGTATAATGGAGCAAATGAATAAATACCCCGTCGTTCATTTAAATTTGGGTAACCCTCACGGTAGGTATCGTGACCTTAAAGAAATCTGCAAGTTTATCGTTAGCAAATCTAATCAAACTTTCGACGCTCATCGATACATGCAACGCTTTAATACAACTCCACCtgggttgaaatttaaaaaagcatatGAACATTTGAATAGCATAAAGTGCTCTGAACGTCCTGGCGAAGTATCCGGTCCTTTAGTACAACTCATTAGTGCATTACGCTCACATTTCGACGTACCAGTGATCGTACTAATCGACGAGTATGACTCTATGCTGAACGGAGTCCTCATCGAGTCCATTCGCACTAACGAAAATTACCCAAATGAAGTAATTCAGTACTTCGGGAATTATTTCGGAGCACTGTTGAAAGATAACGAAAACGTAAAAACAGCCGTTCTTACTGGAATAATTCCGTGGAAAAATTCTGGCGTGTTTTCCGAATTATTCGATAAAGTATCGATAAAAACTATGGCCGATGATACACCTTTAGAATGTTTCGGAATTACCCAGGAAAATCTTCGAGACATGTTTAATTTATCACACGATGGCGTATTCAAGGAAAATGCATACAGTAAAATGGAAAGCTTCTACGACGGATACCTTTTCGGCAAACCTCCTttcgttaaaaaattcaaccctgTATCAATCGGaatgtttttcaacaaaaatcaagcTATAAAAGAGTACTGGACGAAAACCGGAAACGTTAAGGTTCTTTTAGAGAAATTGactaaattcaaaaactttaatacctcattttcaaaacttttgtcAGGTGATGAAGTGAAAATTACCAGCAGTCCGTCTGCCATTGATTTCAGTAGTGCGGCCAAGTTAGTGGCGAAAGCTGATAGTTTAAATGAAAACGAATGGTACAAGTCTGATTTGAATGCGAATGACATCGACTTAGCATTTTGCTCGTTATATTATGCGGGATATCTCACCCTTTCAAATCGTGCACCCAGTCCGGAAACGTGGATGCGAATTCCAAATAAGGAAGTGATGGACTACCTGTCTCAGTCTGCAAATCAGTGA